A window of Hippoglossus stenolepis isolate QCI-W04-F060 chromosome 18, HSTE1.2, whole genome shotgun sequence contains these coding sequences:
- the LOC118125966 gene encoding proteinase-activated receptor 1-like, which produces MVVQNVTSINGTGLLNVTSIKRVKISEEALLFLTGSVSTILIPSFYTLVCLISLPINIFAVVAFTLWIKPKMPAAIYMLNLACADLLFAVLLPFKISYHFGGNNWIFGSLMCRVVTAAFYWNMYCSVLLITCISVDRLLAVVYPLDSLSWRTPRNAIMACVAMWILSFAGTVPLVLHDQTFPLSQLNITTCHDVQSVHEIIGYYKFYFITLSCAFFFLPLLITVVSYTRVIWALSRVPHGGLGSSHRRTRAVVMAGTVLLIFVLCFTPTNCLLMARYLQFNGGAEAFKETSSYAAYLVCMCLGSLNCLLDPLLFYFGSSQCQEQLSRTLRCEKILEAFSGLSFSGLSSR; this is translated from the coding sequence ATGGTGGTGCAGAATGTAACCAGCATCAACGGGACGGGGCTGCTGAATGTAACCAGCATCAAGAGGGTGAAAATCTCAGAAGAAGCGCTGTTGTTTCTCACAGGCTCTGTGTCCACCATCCTCATCCCTTCCTTCTACACACTGGTCTGCCTCATCAGCTTGCCGATCAACATCTTTGCAGTGGTGGCCTTCACACTGTGGATCAAACCCAAGATGCCGGCAGCCATCTACATGTTGAATCTGGCCTGTGCCGATCTGCTCTTTGCTGTGCTGCTCCCCTTCAAGATCTCCTACCACTTTGGCGGCAACAACTGGATATTCGGATCGCTCATGTGCCGTGTGGTCACCGCAGCCTTCTACTGGAACATGTATTGCTCTGTTCTGCTCATAACTTGCATCAGTGTGGACCGTCTCCTTGCTGTAGTCTATCCTCTTGATTCGCTGTCTTGGAGGACGCCAAGGAACGCAATCATGGCCTGCGTCGCCATGTGGATATTATCCTTCGCTGGCACTGTGCCCCTAGTCCTCCACGACCAGACTTTTCCCCTCAGTCAGCTGAACATCACCACCTGCCACGACGTCCAGTCTGTGCACGAGATAATCGGGTACTACAAGTTCTACTTCATCACCCTGTCCTGCGCCTTcttcttcctgcctctgctcatCACAGTGGTGTCCTACACTCGTGTGATCTGGGCACTGAGCAGGGTCCCACACGGTGGTCTAGGAAGTTCACACAGGAGAACAAGAGCAGTGGTGATGGCTGGAACAGTGCTGCTGATATTTGTGCTGTGTTTCACACCCACAAACTGTCTACTGATGGCACGCTATCTGCAATTTAACGGAGGTGCTGAGGCGTTCAAAGAGACCAGCTCCTACGCAGCCTATCTAGTTTGTATGTGTTTAGGAAGTCTGAACTGCCTCCTGGATCCCCTGCTCTTCTACTTTGGCTCATCCCAGTGCCAGGAACAACTTTCCAGAACATTGAGATGTGAGAAGATTTTGGAGGCCTTCAGTGGACTTTCCTTTTCTGGCCTCAGTAGTCGCTGA